TAATCTAGTTTTGAAATTTCATCAATAATCTCTTGATGAGAAACGCGCAACCCCAAATCAAGTGCAAAATTTTGCAAAAGCGCTTGCTCAATCAAGCTTTTTAAAGCCTGATTTTCCAAATCAAGTTCTTGTGCCTTTTGAGCATCCATTTTTCCATCTGCATTGTATTGCATATAAAGTTGTCTGTATCGATTTTCTAGCTGTCTTTGTGTAATATCTAATTGTCCAACTTTGGCGACAACATTTTCATTGAGACTAAAATTATAAGATCCCCATCCAACCATACCAGCAGCAATAAAGGAGATTGTGCTAATCCAAATTGTGATGACGAGCCACTTTTTATGCTTTTGCATCCATTCGATCATGATTTACCTTCAAAAAGTTTATTTCTAGATTCTCAACCCTTAAAATCTAAAGTAGAAGAATTATAATTGTGTGGATTATACCTTGAGAGTGTGAAAATAAAAATCAAAAAAAGAGGAGTTTAGATGAGCAATGATGAATGGAGCAAAAAAGATATGGATTGCATTTGGCATCCTTGCACGCAACACAAAGATCATGAGCGTCTTCCTCCTATCCCTATTGCTCGCGCACAAGGAATTTATCTGTATGATTTTGAGGGGAAGGCCTATATTGATTGCATTAGTAGTTGGTGGGTCAATCTTTTTGGGCATTCACATCCTTATTTGGTTAAAAAACTTATGGAGCAATCCCAAAAGTTAGATCATGTGTTGTTGGCAGGGTTTTCACATGAGGGGATCATTCAATATTCGCATCGATTGCTTGAGGTTGCTGGCAATCATTTTGATAAGTGTTTTTATGCTGATAATGGATCAAGTGCGATTGAAGTGGCTCTTAAGATGAGTTTTCATCATCATTTGCTTCATCATCGCTTAGAGCGTAAGAAATTCTTGGCATTGAGCAATTCCTATCATGGCGAGACAATCGGAGCTTTGAGTGTAGGAGATGTTGGAATCTATAAAGACACCTACCAGCCTCTTTTGCTAGATGTGCTAATCACGCCAACGCCAAAAAATCAAGATGATATTCAAAATGCACTTGATGCTCTTGATCATATTCTCAGGCAAGAAGGGGAGAAAATTTGTGCTTTTATTTTAGAGCCATTGGTGCAGTGTGCGGGAAATATGCATATGTATCCCAAAGAATATATTCAAAAAGCCTCTCAAAAGTGCAAAGCATATGGAATTGATCTGATTTTTGATGAGATTGCTGTTGGTTTTGGGCGCACAGGGAGCTTATTTGCATTTGAGCAATGCGGTGTGATTCCTGATTTCTTGTGTTTGAGCAAGGGGATTACAGGGGGGATGTTGCCCTTGTCTGTTGTTTTGACGCATAACCATATTTTTGATGCATTTTATGGGGATTATGAGACACAAAAGGCGTTTTTGCACTCTCATAGCTATACGGGGAATGCATTAGCGATTGCCTGTGCCAATGCTACTTTAGATCTTTTTGAGCAAGAAAAGATTTTAGAAAGCAATGCGATCAAACAAACTCAAATTTGGAATGCATTTAGCGAAATTCAAGGGAATCTAAAAGTAAAAAATTTAAGGCAAACTGGGATGATTTTGGCTTTTGATCTTGATGCCCCTCCTTCTCAAAGGGCAGGATATGAGTTTTATTTGAGAGCCTTGAGACAAGGACTTTTGTTGCGACCATTAGGGAATACGATCTATTTTATGCCTCCTTATATCATTTCACCAGATGAGATTATCTATGTCGCTCAAGAAGTCAAACAAATCCTTATGAATTTTTAACTTTCTTTCTATAAGATTACGGCTTGCTTTGATTTATGCAAGAAAGGATTGATCATTAAACGCGCTGTTGTATTGTTAAATATGGGGGGACCTTCTAATCTGTTTGAAGTTGAGACTTTTTTGAAAAATATGTTCTATGATGAGCATATTTTAAGAATCAAAAGTCGTTTTTTACGAAAGCTTGTAGGCAGTTTTATTGTCAATAAACGCTTATCTCAAGCTCAAGATAATTATAAAAAGATCGGAGGGAAGTCACCTATTACTCCCCTCACTTTTGCTTTGATTGAAAAACTGGCCCAAAAACGACAAGATCTTATCTTTACTTATGCGATGAGATATACGCCTCCTTATGCAGAAATGGTGGCAAAAGACTTGCAAGAAAATGGAGTTGAGGAACTTTTGCTTTTTAGCCTTTATCCACAATACTCCACCACCACAACACTCTCTTCAATCAAAGATTTTAAGCAATCCATGCATCATCTCAATTTTTCTCCCCAAACAAAAGAGATTGTGCGTTTTTATGATCACCCTTTATTCTTGCGTTGTATCCAAAAGAGGATCAGTGAGGCTTTAAAAGATCGCGATCCAAAAGATTATGTGTTGATTTTTTCTGCTCATGGGTTGCCCCAAAGCATTATTCAGCAAGGAGATCCATATCAAAAAGAATGTCAGCATCATGTGGAGATTTTAAAAGACTTTTTGCACCAAGAGGGAATGGATTTTGAAGATGTTTTATTGAGCTATCAATCAAGGCTTGGGCCAATGAAATGGATCGAGCCTTTTACAGAAGATGTCGTGAAAACAATGAAAGGAAAAAAGGTTTTGATTTATCCTTTGGCTTTTACAATTGACAATTCTGAAACACATTATGAGCTTGATATTGAGTTGCGACAAACTGCTCAAGAAAGTGGGGTTGCGGAGTTTTTGGTTTGTGCGTGTCCAAATGAGAGTGATGAATTTGTTGAGTTGATTTTAAATTTAGTAGAAGGAGAATTGCCATGCGATATCAAAAGATAGTGTTGATATGTGTTGTTTTTGCTTTCTTTGTGGGGTGCAAGAATGAAAAATTAGATATGAAAAATTTAGCCTCAGAATCTAATATTTCTCAAGAAGCAATCCAAAAAACACAAAGCCTTGATAAAGCTTCTTATGCAGGATTGGAGCATCTTTTTGGGGATACAGATATGATTGCTTCAAAGGGTAAGTTTGTTTTGTTGATTTTTGGAAAAAATGGATGCCAGTGGTGTGACCGTCTAAAAGATGAAATCAAAGCCGATTCAAAGACGCAAGAAATGCTTCAAAAAGATTTCCAAACCTACTACATCAATCTAAGCTATTCCAAAACTCATCAGCTTGATTTTGATGGAAAGAAGAGCCAAAAGGAGACCATGAGTCTTGCAAGAGATTATGGAATCC
Above is a genomic segment from Helicobacter kayseriensis containing:
- a CDS encoding thioredoxin fold domain-containing protein, with protein sequence MRYQKIVLICVVFAFFVGCKNEKLDMKNLASESNISQEAIQKTQSLDKASYAGLEHLFGDTDMIASKGKFVLLIFGKNGCQWCDRLKDEIKADSKTQEMLQKDFQTYYINLSYSKTHQLDFDGKKSQKETMSLARDYGIRPTPTSIFLDSQGNVIFGWPGYFSQAQMQVILQMIASREYEKFKNPKDFFEALGAKLKEIE
- the hemH gene encoding ferrochelatase codes for the protein MTACFDLCKKGLIIKRAVVLLNMGGPSNLFEVETFLKNMFYDEHILRIKSRFLRKLVGSFIVNKRLSQAQDNYKKIGGKSPITPLTFALIEKLAQKRQDLIFTYAMRYTPPYAEMVAKDLQENGVEELLLFSLYPQYSTTTTLSSIKDFKQSMHHLNFSPQTKEIVRFYDHPLFLRCIQKRISEALKDRDPKDYVLIFSAHGLPQSIIQQGDPYQKECQHHVEILKDFLHQEGMDFEDVLLSYQSRLGPMKWIEPFTEDVVKTMKGKKVLIYPLAFTIDNSETHYELDIELRQTAQESGVAEFLVCACPNESDEFVELILNLVEGELPCDIKR
- a CDS encoding adenosylmethionine--8-amino-7-oxononanoate transaminase, coding for MSNDEWSKKDMDCIWHPCTQHKDHERLPPIPIARAQGIYLYDFEGKAYIDCISSWWVNLFGHSHPYLVKKLMEQSQKLDHVLLAGFSHEGIIQYSHRLLEVAGNHFDKCFYADNGSSAIEVALKMSFHHHLLHHRLERKKFLALSNSYHGETIGALSVGDVGIYKDTYQPLLLDVLITPTPKNQDDIQNALDALDHILRQEGEKICAFILEPLVQCAGNMHMYPKEYIQKASQKCKAYGIDLIFDEIAVGFGRTGSLFAFEQCGVIPDFLCLSKGITGGMLPLSVVLTHNHIFDAFYGDYETQKAFLHSHSYTGNALAIACANATLDLFEQEKILESNAIKQTQIWNAFSEIQGNLKVKNLRQTGMILAFDLDAPPSQRAGYEFYLRALRQGLLLRPLGNTIYFMPPYIISPDEIIYVAQEVKQILMNF